CGGGTCGCGGGACAAAGCGGTGCTTCAATTGATGTCCGCTTAGCTTTATCGTGATGCTCACAAAATTGCAGACTCGCAGCGAGGCAGATTTGAAGACGATTGGTATTCTTGGCGGCATGTCCGCCGCTTCTACGCAACTCTACTATGCCGAACTCTGCAGGCTCACCCGTGATAGACTTGGCGGCCTGCATTCGCCCCAATTGATCATCCGTTCCTTGGATTTTGCCGAGATCGAAGTGCTTCAGGCAAAGGGCAATTGGGAGCGAGCGGGAGACATCTTGAATGAGGAGGCCAAAGCCCTCGAGCGTGGCGGTGCCGATATTCTGGTACTTGCGACCAACACGATGCATAAGCTCGCAGATCAGATGATGTCCGGTGTCGGGATTCCTTTGCTTCACATTGCTGATGCAACGGCAAAAGCAATTCGCGATGCGGGACTATTGCGTCCCGGTCTCATGGCAACGGCCTTCACAATGGAGCAGGACTTTTATACGGGACGTCTACGAGAAGCTGGTCTTGAGCCGGTCTTGCCAAACGAGTCCGACCGAGCAGAAACGCATCGCATCATTTATGAAGAGCTCTGCAAAGACATCACTACGCCCAGCAGCGAAGCTGAGTACGTGCGTATTGCAAGCCGCCTTGGTGACGAAGGCGCGGATTGTTTGATCCTCGGCTGCACCGAAGTTGGCATGCTGCTCAATCAAGGCAACGTCTCGGTTCCGGTGTTCGACACGACCCTGGTCCACTGCGAAGCAGCTTTGGATCAAGCTTTCCAGTGACGATTGGTCGTCGGTTTGGATTTGCCTCAAAACAGAGAACGGGCGTCCGCTTCGGTTCGACTTATGAACAAGTTGGGCTCAATACCGCCGTCCGCCGCTTGCACCTAGCGAGCGAAGGTGCTCACTCATAGTCACTCAAATCCTCCGGCGCGTGCAGAAGCGTTGTGTCGTATTTCGTCAGATCATCCTCCATCACCAGCCACGGCAGCTTGCCTTTCCAATTCACGTGAAAGGTCGGGGTGAACTTGGTCGGATCTTCCAGCGACGCCGCATAAAGGTGCATCCCGCCGGCATAGTGGTCGGCTTCAAACCCCATTGGTGCGCCGCAGTCGGCGCAGAAGTGACGGAACACGCCTTTGGAGCTTTCCAGAGTCTTGGGCGTCTGCCCTGTCCAACGGAAGTTTCTCAGCGGCACGCCAAGCCAGGCCACAACAGGGGCTGAGCAATTGCGGCGGCAATCATCGCAGTGGCAGAAGCACTCCCACGTGGATTCCCCCTCGTATTCCCAAGTGGTTTTTTTACAGAGGCAAAAGCCGCGCGTGATCAATGGTTCTCTCCTCTTTTTCAGAATCTTAGCTGTGTTCAGCGGCATGCCGAGTGTCCAAATGCGACCCTCAGCGGACCATCAACGCAGAAACCCAACTTGACATGACACCAAATGGTATCTTATAGATTCGCAATACCAAATGGTATTACTTTAACCACAAGGCCAGCCCAATGACCGATCTGCAACCCGTCTTCCGCGCTCTTGGCGATCCAACTCGTCGCGACATTCTGCGCATGTTGGGGGAAACTCCAATGACCATCGCACAGGTGTCAGAGCATTTTGACATGACCCGAGCAGCCGTGAAAAAGCACCTCGTGGTTCTGTCTGATGGCGGCCTGATCCACGTCGAAAAACGCGGCCGCGAAGCAATAAATTCCCTCAACGCAACGGCTTTGCGCCCTGTTTTTGATTGGGTTGGCTGGTTTGACCGGTTCTGGGACGACCGTTTGGAAGCTTTGAAATCTGCTATTGAAAAGGACGCTGCCAATGACACTGGATATGACAATGGCTGACACAGCAATTCAAAAATCGGTCTACCTCCCTGCGCCCCGCAAGCGCGTGTGGGAGTTTCTGACCAAAGCCGATCTTCTGAACAAATGGTTCCATCCGGCGCAGAAAGATCTGGCCGAGGGCGAGGACTATCTGCTCACCTCGCAGAAGGATGGCGATCGGATGTGTTGGGGAACCGTTCAGGAAATGTCGCCGTATGACTACATGAAATGGAGCTTCACCGTTGGCCCGATGAATGGCGCGATGACAACGGTGGAGTGGCGTCTGGAAGATGCGCCCGGAGGCACCAAATTGACGCTTGAACACAGTGAGTTGCCCACCGATTCCGAGGGCTACGGCCTCGTGCTGGCGCTCGACAAAGGCTGGCACGGCTTTCTGCTCAATCTGCACGACATGCAGTGAGTGCCCTCTTGCGCCAGCGGTCTCAGGACTGCCGGCGCACTTTCCGCGCAGGAACCGGAACAGGATCGCTCAGCAGAACAGGCAGGGCATCACGTTTGCCTCCACCGGATCCATCGTCGTGATGCGCCATGCGCATTATCGAATAGGCAAACTGGACACTGGCAAACACGATGCCATTCAGGAACCACAACACAAAAAGCGCAAGGAAACCGCCTTCAGTGTGCATCACAAGATGTGCGAGGTTTGCAACGTCGAGCCACAAAAGCAGAGCGACAAAGACCGCAGAAACACCAAACCCGATCAAGACTTGTGTGATGTAAAGACGAACCAACTTGGGCATGACAAAACCTCTTTCCCTATGGGAAAGCTTAGTATGTCCTGAGCTGATTTGAAAATCACGTCAGCGCGACGAAACAGCGCTAGATCAAAAGGCTTCGGGCCTCGCCTCACGCGCCATGTGATCCAGAACGGCATTCACGAACTTGCCTTCCTTGCCTTCGGGAAAGAAGGCAGCTGCGATGGCAACATACTCGGTGATGACAACTTTGGGCGGGGTGGTGCTTTGCAACAGCTCCGCACCAGCCGCACGGAAAAGAGCCCGCAAGGTTGGATCGATACGGTTTATCGGCCACTTGGCCACCAAGGCACGGTCCGTCATTTGGTCGATCGGCGCCTGGTAATTCACCGCGTCACCGAGAGTTTTCACGAATAGATCGTGATCTCCCTCGATCATGTCGGTCGCGTCATCAACTTCCGCACCAAACCGGAAATCCAGAAACTCCACACGCACCTGATCGACCGTCTGGCCGGTGGTTTCCATCTGAAACAAAGCCTGCACCGCATACAGGCGGGAGGCAGATTTCATCTTGCGTTTCTGGTTACCGGAAAGGGTCATGCGGTGGGTGTATCCTTGGATTGACCAGCGAGTTTGTATTCCTCGGCATCGGGAACGAACCCCACGCCTTTGCGCTGAGCGCCCCACTTACGGCTCAACGCAACAAGATGCAAGGCCGCAGCTGCAGCGCCACCACCTTTGTTTTGATCCGCCGGATCGGCCCGAACTTCCGCCTGCTTTCTATTCTCGACTGTCAGGATACCATTGCCGATGCAAAGGCCCTGCAAGCCCAGCAGCTGGATCGCTCGCGAACTGTCGTTGCAGACGGTTTCATAGTGCGTGGTCTCGCCGCGGATCACGCAACCCAGCGCGACATATCCGTCAAAATTGGACATCCGTTCCGCAATGCCGATTGCAGTCGGGATTTCCAAGGCTCCAGGCACTTCGACAACTTCGTAAGAGCCCCCACAAGCCTCAATCTCCGCGACAGCGCCGGACAGCATGTTGTCTGCAATGTCCTTGTAGTAAGGCGACATCACAATCGCCAGCTTGACCGGCTTGTCAAATTCCGCCCGGGGCATGATGTAGTGTTTTTCTGAGCCAGCCATGTTCTATTCCTCCGCCAGGATCGGGCGCGTGCCCACTATCGACAATCCGTAAGCATCCAGACCCAGATATTTGGTCTGCGGACTATCGGTCAACAACACCAGTTCCGAACATCCGAGGTTGGACAAAATCTGTGCGCCAAGACCGGTGCGTTTGACCGTGCGCGGGCCCTCGTCCTCGTCCGCATAGAGACTGTGGCGAGGCTCTCGGAACAGGCACACAGCCCCCCGCCCCTCTGCCGCAATCTTTTTCATCGCCGCAGGTAGCTCACGCGCTGACTTTGGTCCAAGCCCGAGGATATCGCTTGCTTCGTGCAATGCATGCGTGCGTACCAGAACCGGTTCGTCATTTGTGATATCGCCTTTGATCATGACAACGTGCTCGATGCCGTGAATCTGATCCGTAAAGATGCGCATGTCCCATTCGCCGCCGAATTCGGACTGCACCATTTCCTGTTTGGTCTGCACAACTTCGTTGTCGTTGCGGGATCGATAAGCGATCAAATCGCTGATCGTGCCAATCTTCAAGCCATGCTCTTTTGCGAATGCGACCAGCTCCGGCAAACGCGACATAGTACCATCGTCATTCATGATTTCGCAGATCACAGCGCTTGGGTGACAGCCCGCAAGGCGGGAAATATCAACCGATGCCTCGGTGTGGCCGGCGCGCACCAAGACGCCACCCCGTTTTGCCCTCAACGGAAACACATGTCCTGGCGTTGCGATTGCGGCCATTGTGTTCTGTTCATTGATCGCCGTAGCAATCGTCAGTGCACGATCCGCTGCTGAAATGCCGGTGCTGACTCCCTCGCGCGCCTCAATTGAAACGGTGAATGCGGTCTCGTGACGGGATGAATTGTTTACCGCCATCATCGGCAGCCCGAGCCGGTCGATGCGCTCGGCTGTCATCGGCAAGCAGATCAGCCCACGACCGTGCGTGGCCATGAAGTTGATCGCATCGGCGTCGGCGAACTCAGCCGGAATAATCAGATCACCCTCGTTTTCGCGATCTTCGTGATCAACAAGGATGTACATCTTGCCATTGCGAGCGTCGGCAATGATGTCTTCTATCGGGCTGATGGCATCGCGCAGGCTCTGCTCCACCGGGCCGGGTTTTTCAAAGGACATTGGCAGTCTCCGTCTGTTGGGGCCGAGATAGACCATGCCCCGTCCAATTGAAAGTGCGTGCGCGACGGCATTTCGTTCAAAAACGCAAGGAAACCTTGCGCCTTTGCACGTTTCGACGGGACCATCCCTGTGATTTAGCCCTGCATCTCCGCAAGACGGGCCACGTAGCGCGCCAGAGTATCAATCTCAAGATTGATCGCGTCTCCCACTTTGGCTTTTCCCCAGGTGGTGACTTCCTTGGTGTGCGGTATGATGTTGATACCGAACTCGCGACCGTCGACTTCGTTTACCGTCAGCGAGGTTCCATTGAGCGCGACAGACCCCTTTGGCGCAATAAATTTTGCCAGCGCTTCGGGAGCGCGGAAAGTAAACCGGGTACTGTCACCTTCGTCCTGCATGGCAATCAGCTCTGCAACTCCATCGACGTGGCCTGAAACAATATGCCCACCTAGTTCGTCGCCAACTTTCAGGGCGCGTTCTAGGTTGACGCGTTTTCCTTCTTCCCAATCCCCAAGGTTGGTTTTGGAAACGGTTTCGGCGCTGATCTCGACGTCGTACCAGTCAGGCCCGAGTTCCACGACCGTTAGGCAAACCCCGTCACTCGCGATGGACGCTCCCATATCGATACCCGAGGTGTCATAGCTCGTGCCAATCCGCGCACGCAGATCACCACGCTTTTCCAGTTCGCGCACTTCGCCAATATCAGTGATGATTCCCGTGAACATTCTGGGGCTCCTCGGATATGTAAATCGCCCAAAGTCCTACTCGCGCCCGTCTCGCGACACAACCCGTGACCTTTGATCCGCAGCGTATCGTCCGTCTGCCGTAATTCTGCCTCAGGAAAGTGGTAACGCTTTTGAAACGCTTGCACTATAACGGCGCTCCAATGACCCGAGAAGCAGACACAAAACGCGTATTCATGTTCCTGCAAGGCCCACACGGGCCGTTCTTCCGCAGGCTTGCCAGGATGCTGCAACGCTCCGGCGCAGAAGTGTTGCGGGTCGGCTTTAACGCTGGCGACAGCGTGTTCTGGCCAAGCCGCAGTACATTTCACGCTTACCGCGGGACCCTCGAAGGATGGCGCGCCCACTTTCAAAACCTCGCCACTGAAAAAGGTGTCACCGACATCGTTCTTTACGGCGATGTCCGCCCGATTCACGCGCAGGCGATCGAGATCGCCCGAGAAATGGGTTTGTGTGTTCATGTCTTCGAGGAGGGCTATTTGCGCCCTTATTGGGTGACCTACGAGCGTGGCGGATCAAATGGCCACTCTCGACTGATGTCGATGGACATCGCACAAATGACAAAAGCGCTGGAAGGGGCGGACCTCGACACGCCGATGCCACCTGCGCATTGGGGCGATATGCGGCAACACGTCTTTTATGGCGCCCTCTACCACTTCTTTGTGATGTTCGCGAATTGGCGTTACCGGAACTTCCGCCCGCACCGCTCGCTGACGGTGGCAGAAGAGTTTGCCCTCTACATCAAACGACTTGTGCTGATGCCTTTCCAAGCGATTGAACGCCGTTTCGCGACGCTGCGCATTCGGTTCGGCGGCTTCCCCTACCATCTGGCGCTATTGCAACTTGAACATGACAGCAGCTTCCAGAAACACTCGCCATTCGACAGCATGACGGATTTTCTCGCTCTGCTGGTTGAGAATTTTGCGGCGGGAGCCCCCAAGCATCACCACCTTGTTTTCAAAGCGCACCCACTGGAGGATGGTCGGGCTCCCTTGCGCAAAGAGATCAAACGCCTGGCAAAACAACACGGTATTTCCAATCGCGTTCATTGGGTCAGGGGAGGCAAACTTGCCCAGCTTCTGAATGACGCCCGCACTGCGGTAACCGTCAATTCCACAGCCGCACAGCAGGTGCTTTGGCGCGGGATTCCGCTCAAGGTATTCGGCGACGCCGTCTACAACCAACCAGAATTCGTCAGCACGCAACCGCTTCCGGAGTTTTTCGCAGGCGCGACCCGTCCGGACAACCAAGCCTACAAAATCTACCGCCGCTTCCTATTGGAAACCAGCCAAGTGCCCGGCGGCTTTTATTCCTCCGCAGGCCGCCGCCAACTGATGCGACAAGTGGTTGATATGATGCTTTCGCCCCACGATCCTTACGAAGCCCTTGAGGCCGGCACAGCGGCACCAAGGCAACAGTTGCGACTGGTGACCTGACCGACACAAGGTCTAGCGCTGGATTTTTGGTTTGGATTCCGCTAAGTTGCGGTCAAAACCTGAGGCAGAACAATAACAGGTCGAGGAGACCGAGCAGTGAAATCCATCCAAAATCGTTGGGTGAAGTGCGCCTGTGCGCTGGCCATATCTTGCTCAGTGGCCAGCTGTACTCTCGTGCCACGATCCGGACCCAGCAAACGCGAAATTTACGCCGGATCCGTCCAGCAAGAGGGCGACGCCTTTATCGTTGCGGTAAACGACCGTGTGACGCGCGCAACAGCGGTTGTCCCGGCCCTTGGCTTCTCAGACGGGTTCAAAAACGCCGGACAGCTCGGATCAGACACGATCCGCCCGGGCGACATTCTCTCGCTAACGATCTGGGAGAACGTCGACAAACCGCTTTTGGGACCGGAAGGTCAAGTTGCTGCGATCCTTGAAGAAGTTCAGGTCGATGGCTCCGGATTTATCTTTGTGCCTTATGCGGGTCGTATTCGCGCCGCAGGGAACACTCCCGAGGGCATCCGTCGCATCATTTCTTCCAAGCTCGAAGAACAGACCCCCGATCCACAAGTCGAGGTGCGCCGTGCTGCCGGTGATGGCGCCACGGTTTCCTTGGTCGGAACGGTGGGTGCGCAAGGCGTCTACCCTATCGAACGCCCGACACGAACACTTTCCACAATGCTCGCTCATGCGGGTGGCGTAACGATTGTTCCTGAAATCGCGCAGATCACCGTTCTGCGTGGAAGCACATCCGGCAAGATCTGGTTTCAGGACCTCTACGAAAATCCCCAACTCGACATCGCCCTGCGTGGGGGTGACCGCATTTTGGTTGAAGAGGACACCCGCGCATTTACTGCTTTGGGCGCCACCGGCACCCAAAGTCGTGTGAATTTCTTTTCCAGAGACCTCTCCGCAATCGAAGCGCTGGCGCAAGTCGGCGGTCTGTTGCCAACATCAAGTGATCCCACCGGCGTGTTTGTCTTCCGAAACGAAGCAGAGCCTGTTGCCAATCAGGTTCTCGGTCGTGGCGACTTAAGTGGCGCGCAGCGTATGGTCTATGTGCTCGATCTCACGCAGCCGAACGGAATGTTCATGGCTCGCGATTTCGTGGTACGCGACGGCGACACGCTCTATGTGACCGAGGCGCCGATCACCACTTGGAACAAAACCATCGCTTCGATCACTGGCACACTCACCTCGGCGGATACGCTGTTGGCTGTGGGCGGACTTGGCACAGGTGGATAAAGGCCACAACGAGAATGAACTCCAAGCCGCCGGGGCCAACGACCCCCGGCGGCTTTTTGCATTCAACGGCGGGTTCTTTCAGCAAAAACGGCTGCGCCGCATCATCGAGCTGGCAGGCTACGAGCTGAAATTCGGCAAACCTGACGAAGACGACCTTATCGCCATCTGGGGACAAAGCCCGACCAGCCATCGCGGCGAAGCCGTATCAGATCGCACCGGCGCAAACTGTCTTTATTTCGAGGACGCGCTTTTGCGGTCCCTACATCCCGGTCGCGTAAAAAAAGAGCCCCCTGTCGGTCTAATGATAGACGCCAAGGCACCCCATTTTGATCCATCAACACCGTCTGATCTCGAAAGGTTGCTTGCGAACCACCCTCTTGATGACACCGCGCTTTTGAACCGTGCACGCGGAGCAATAGAACGCATCAAAGAAGCCCATCTCACAAAATACTGCGCGGTTGAAACCGATCAGGACATCCCCGCGCCCGGATATGTTCTGGTGATCGACCAGACCCGCGGAGACGCATCAGTGACCGCATCAGCCCCTGGCGACGGCATCGCCGAGAGCCGTTTCCGGGAGATGCTGATCATGGCGCAGGAAGAACACCCCGGGTGCCCGGTCCTGATCAAAACCCATCCGGAAACGCAACATGGCGCGCGTTCGGGATACTTCGGACCTGATGATGAAACCGACCGAGTTTCACTTTATTCGGAACCGGTCAGCCCATGGCAGCTGTTTGAAGGTGCCGTCGGCGTATACACTTTCTCTTCCCAGTTGGGCTTCGAAGCCATTTTTGCTGGCCACAAACCACGCGTTTTTGGTCAGCCTTTCTACATCGGCTGGGGCCTTACATCGGACGAATACCCCCTCCCCCGCCGTCATCGCCAACTGACGCGCGCGCAACTTTTTGCCGCCGCGATGATCCTATATCCCACATGGTATGATCCTTACGGTGACCAATTGTGCGAGCTCGAGGATGCTATCGAGCAACTCGCCGCACAGGCCCGCACCTGGCGGGAAGACCGACATGGATGGACCGCACACGGTATGCGGCTTTGGAAGCGAAAACCCCTGCAAAGTTTCTTTGGCTCGGAAAAGTCGCCGGTATTCAACCGTCAGCGCGATGACCGCCCGGCCATGGTTTGGGCAAGCAAGGCAGGTCCCGAAGGTGCACTTCGTGTCGAAGACGGTTTCCTGCGCTCCCGTGGTCTCGGAGCTGAACTCGTTCCGCCACTGTCGCTGGTATGTGACGATCTTGGTATCTACTACGATCCATCCGGTGAAAGCCGACTGGAGCGTTTGATCGCGAAGCGCGCCACTCTTCGCCCTGATCAGGACCTCAGAGCCGATCGGCTGATCCAGTCTTTGCGTGACCTAGGCTTGAGCAAATATAATCTAGGTGGTGACACACCAGACCTTCCGGCGGGGCGACGCATACTCGTTCCCGGACAGGTCGAAGATGATGCTTCGATCGTTGCCGGTACTTCCGCAATCAGAACAAATCTCGATCTCCTGCAGGCCACGCGCGCTGCAAATCCGGACGCGGTAATTCTTTACAAACCTCATCCGGACGTGGAGGCAGGCCTGCGTGCGGGCGCCATCGAGCAGGACATTGCGGACATGACATTGCCAAACACAGACATGGCGTCACTTCTCGAGAAAATCGACGAAGTCTGGACGATGACATCCCTGTCCGGCTTTGAAGCCCTCATTCGCGGCAAGAAAGTAACCACTTTCGGAGCACCTTTTTACGCCGGTTGGGGCCTGACAACAGATTTGGGCGACGTGCCAGCCCGACGCATAGCGGAACCAAGCCTGCAAGGGTTGGTGCACGCAACGCTGATAGATTACCCGCGCTACAGAGATCCGATAACGGGCCTCCCTTGCGCGGTTGAGGTGGCCCTAGAACGCCTTTCTACCGGTGAAATCCCTCACCCCGGCTGGTCAAACAGAACTCTGTCCAAACTTCAGGGGCTTTTGGCGAGCTATAGCTGGATCTGGCGCTAACCTGCTTAGTGCGGCTCGATCCGATGCCACACCGACATGACGTCTCGCCCGACAGATCGCTGGGACACAAGGTCAAACCTAGGGGCTTCCGCCAATCGCTCAACGCCCATCGCGCCGATTGCGGGGTATCCCTCTGCGCCCAACACCATACCCGCGTTGAATGTGATGAGTTCGTCCACAACGTCCGCAGACAACAAAGACGCGGCCAGCGCACCGCCGCCCTCACAAAAGACGCGTGTCAGTCCCTTTGCGCCAAGGGCTTGCAACAATGACACAGGGGAAATCTGCGCCCCGTGAAGGTCGCAGGGCAGCAACTCCGCTCCGAGATCTTCCCAAGCCTTCAGTAGGTTAGCGTCGGCGTCTGCACCGTGAGCAATCCACACCGGGGTTTCTCGTGCCGTGCGCGCCAGAGTACCCATAAACGGCAGATCCAGTCGCCGCGATACCACCACGCGCACAGGCTGACGCTCCCCCCCCAGTTCCCGAACGGTCAGAGACGGGTCATCAGCGCGCGCCGTCCCTCCGCCGACCATGACCGCGTCATGTCGCATCCGCATCGCATGGACTTCGCGGCGCGCCTCAGGCCCCGTGATCCACTTACTTTCTCCGGTCGCGGTCGCTATCGCTCCGTCCAGTGTGCTTGCCAGTTTCAGAGTTAGAAACGGCCGCCCTAGATCGGTTTTCAGGAAGAACCCCTGCAGATCGCGAGCCGCCTCATCCGCCATCACGCCGGTTTCAACTTCGATCCCCGCGTCGCGCAACATGGCCAGACCGCGTCCCGAAACACGGGCATCGCTGTCCTCAACCGCGACCACGACTCGCGAGACTTGAGCGGCAATGAGAGCTTCTGCGCAGGGTGGCGTTTGTCCATGGTGCGCACAAGGCTCCAGAGTGACATAGACCGTTGCACCACGGGCGGCATCACCCGCCTGCGAAAGAGCCACTGGTTCCGCATGAGGACGCCCGCCCGGCTGCGTCCAGCCACGCCCCACAACGCGGCCATCTTTCACAATGACGCATCCCACTGCGGGGTTGGGCCAGCACTGCCCCTGCCCGCGTCGCCCCAAAGACAACGCGAGCCGCATATACCGATTGTCGGACAAAATTACTCCTCAGGCTGAGTATCCGGACGCAACTCTGAGACGAATTTATCAAAATCATCCGCAGCCTGAAAGTTCTTGTATACGCTGGCGAAGCGCACGTAGGCGACCGTATCGATCCGCGCCAACGCTTCCATGACGATCTCGCCGATCTTATGGCTTTGAATGTCTGTCTCGCCCATACTTTCAAGCCGGCGCACGATGCCGCTGATCATCTGGTCAATGCGTTCTGGTTCCACAGGGCGCTTCTGCATAGAAATCCGAATAGAGCGCTCGAGCTT
This genomic window from Shimia isoporae contains:
- a CDS encoding aspartate/glutamate racemase family protein, which encodes MLTKLQTRSEADLKTIGILGGMSAASTQLYYAELCRLTRDRLGGLHSPQLIIRSLDFAEIEVLQAKGNWERAGDILNEEAKALERGGADILVLATNTMHKLADQMMSGVGIPLLHIADATAKAIRDAGLLRPGLMATAFTMEQDFYTGRLREAGLEPVLPNESDRAETHRIIYEELCKDITTPSSEAEYVRIASRLGDEGADCLILGCTEVGMLLNQGNVSVPVFDTTLVHCEAALDQAFQ
- a CDS encoding GFA family protein → MITRGFCLCKKTTWEYEGESTWECFCHCDDCRRNCSAPVVAWLGVPLRNFRWTGQTPKTLESSKGVFRHFCADCGAPMGFEADHYAGGMHLYAASLEDPTKFTPTFHVNWKGKLPWLVMEDDLTKYDTTLLHAPEDLSDYE
- a CDS encoding metalloregulator ArsR/SmtB family transcription factor, whose product is MTDLQPVFRALGDPTRRDILRMLGETPMTIAQVSEHFDMTRAAVKKHLVVLSDGGLIHVEKRGREAINSLNATALRPVFDWVGWFDRFWDDRLEALKSAIEKDAANDTGYDNG
- a CDS encoding SRPBCC family protein yields the protein MTLDMTMADTAIQKSVYLPAPRKRVWEFLTKADLLNKWFHPAQKDLAEGEDYLLTSQKDGDRMCWGTVQEMSPYDYMKWSFTVGPMNGAMTTVEWRLEDAPGGTKLTLEHSELPTDSEGYGLVLALDKGWHGFLLNLHDMQ
- the nusB gene encoding transcription antitermination factor NusB: MTLSGNQKRKMKSASRLYAVQALFQMETTGQTVDQVRVEFLDFRFGAEVDDATDMIEGDHDLFVKTLGDAVNYQAPIDQMTDRALVAKWPINRIDPTLRALFRAAGAELLQSTTPPKVVITEYVAIAAAFFPEGKEGKFVNAVLDHMAREARPEAF
- a CDS encoding 6,7-dimethyl-8-ribityllumazine synthase, with the protein product MAGSEKHYIMPRAEFDKPVKLAIVMSPYYKDIADNMLSGAVAEIEACGGSYEVVEVPGALEIPTAIGIAERMSNFDGYVALGCVIRGETTHYETVCNDSSRAIQLLGLQGLCIGNGILTVENRKQAEVRADPADQNKGGGAAAAALHLVALSRKWGAQRKGVGFVPDAEEYKLAGQSKDTPTA
- the ribB gene encoding 3,4-dihydroxy-2-butanone-4-phosphate synthase, giving the protein MSFEKPGPVEQSLRDAISPIEDIIADARNGKMYILVDHEDRENEGDLIIPAEFADADAINFMATHGRGLICLPMTAERIDRLGLPMMAVNNSSRHETAFTVSIEAREGVSTGISAADRALTIATAINEQNTMAAIATPGHVFPLRAKRGGVLVRAGHTEASVDISRLAGCHPSAVICEIMNDDGTMSRLPELVAFAKEHGLKIGTISDLIAYRSRNDNEVVQTKQEMVQSEFGGEWDMRIFTDQIHGIEHVVMIKGDITNDEPVLVRTHALHEASDILGLGPKSARELPAAMKKIAAEGRGAVCLFREPRHSLYADEDEGPRTVKRTGLGAQILSNLGCSELVLLTDSPQTKYLGLDAYGLSIVGTRPILAEE
- a CDS encoding riboflavin synthase; the protein is MFTGIITDIGEVRELEKRGDLRARIGTSYDTSGIDMGASIASDGVCLTVVELGPDWYDVEISAETVSKTNLGDWEEGKRVNLERALKVGDELGGHIVSGHVDGVAELIAMQDEGDSTRFTFRAPEALAKFIAPKGSVALNGTSLTVNEVDGREFGINIIPHTKEVTTWGKAKVGDAINLEIDTLARYVARLAEMQG
- a CDS encoding capsule biosynthesis protein, which codes for MTREADTKRVFMFLQGPHGPFFRRLARMLQRSGAEVLRVGFNAGDSVFWPSRSTFHAYRGTLEGWRAHFQNLATEKGVTDIVLYGDVRPIHAQAIEIAREMGLCVHVFEEGYLRPYWVTYERGGSNGHSRLMSMDIAQMTKALEGADLDTPMPPAHWGDMRQHVFYGALYHFFVMFANWRYRNFRPHRSLTVAEEFALYIKRLVLMPFQAIERRFATLRIRFGGFPYHLALLQLEHDSSFQKHSPFDSMTDFLALLVENFAAGAPKHHHLVFKAHPLEDGRAPLRKEIKRLAKQHGISNRVHWVRGGKLAQLLNDARTAVTVNSTAAQQVLWRGIPLKVFGDAVYNQPEFVSTQPLPEFFAGATRPDNQAYKIYRRFLLETSQVPGGFYSSAGRRQLMRQVVDMMLSPHDPYEALEAGTAAPRQQLRLVT
- a CDS encoding polysaccharide biosynthesis/export family protein, which translates into the protein MKSIQNRWVKCACALAISCSVASCTLVPRSGPSKREIYAGSVQQEGDAFIVAVNDRVTRATAVVPALGFSDGFKNAGQLGSDTIRPGDILSLTIWENVDKPLLGPEGQVAAILEEVQVDGSGFIFVPYAGRIRAAGNTPEGIRRIISSKLEEQTPDPQVEVRRAAGDGATVSLVGTVGAQGVYPIERPTRTLSTMLAHAGGVTIVPEIAQITVLRGSTSGKIWFQDLYENPQLDIALRGGDRILVEEDTRAFTALGATGTQSRVNFFSRDLSAIEALAQVGGLLPTSSDPTGVFVFRNEAEPVANQVLGRGDLSGAQRMVYVLDLTQPNGMFMARDFVVRDGDTLYVTEAPITTWNKTIASITGTLTSADTLLAVGGLGTGG
- a CDS encoding capsular polysaccharide biosynthesis protein: MDKGHNENELQAAGANDPRRLFAFNGGFFQQKRLRRIIELAGYELKFGKPDEDDLIAIWGQSPTSHRGEAVSDRTGANCLYFEDALLRSLHPGRVKKEPPVGLMIDAKAPHFDPSTPSDLERLLANHPLDDTALLNRARGAIERIKEAHLTKYCAVETDQDIPAPGYVLVIDQTRGDASVTASAPGDGIAESRFREMLIMAQEEHPGCPVLIKTHPETQHGARSGYFGPDDETDRVSLYSEPVSPWQLFEGAVGVYTFSSQLGFEAIFAGHKPRVFGQPFYIGWGLTSDEYPLPRRHRQLTRAQLFAAAMILYPTWYDPYGDQLCELEDAIEQLAAQARTWREDRHGWTAHGMRLWKRKPLQSFFGSEKSPVFNRQRDDRPAMVWASKAGPEGALRVEDGFLRSRGLGAELVPPLSLVCDDLGIYYDPSGESRLERLIAKRATLRPDQDLRADRLIQSLRDLGLSKYNLGGDTPDLPAGRRILVPGQVEDDASIVAGTSAIRTNLDLLQATRAANPDAVILYKPHPDVEAGLRAGAIEQDIADMTLPNTDMASLLEKIDEVWTMTSLSGFEALIRGKKVTTFGAPFYAGWGLTTDLGDVPARRIAEPSLQGLVHATLIDYPRYRDPITGLPCAVEVALERLSTGEIPHPGWSNRTLSKLQGLLASYSWIWR
- the ribD gene encoding bifunctional diaminohydroxyphosphoribosylaminopyrimidine deaminase/5-amino-6-(5-phosphoribosylamino)uracil reductase RibD, whose protein sequence is MRLALSLGRRGQGQCWPNPAVGCVIVKDGRVVGRGWTQPGGRPHAEPVALSQAGDAARGATVYVTLEPCAHHGQTPPCAEALIAAQVSRVVVAVEDSDARVSGRGLAMLRDAGIEVETGVMADEAARDLQGFFLKTDLGRPFLTLKLASTLDGAIATATGESKWITGPEARREVHAMRMRHDAVMVGGGTARADDPSLTVRELGGERQPVRVVVSRRLDLPFMGTLARTARETPVWIAHGADADANLLKAWEDLGAELLPCDLHGAQISPVSLLQALGAKGLTRVFCEGGGALAASLLSADVVDELITFNAGMVLGAEGYPAIGAMGVERLAEAPRFDLVSQRSVGRDVMSVWHRIEPH